The Apium graveolens cultivar Ventura chromosome 3, ASM990537v1, whole genome shotgun sequence sequence ctaaccatgtcagttaagcaagaagatggctaggcttaggcgcactgctcgtaagagcgtacctggtggtccctatcgtgttgagggcttccggttgccagagcaggtagtaaagtttttgagtgagcaagcgcttagccaaaGAGTTGTAAACATACAATgagttatctgtcggttccaagtcgggatcgactatgtatatttgattttattttggggttgtaagctATATTTTATgtttggtagttgtaatcttgtctcatactttatcctgtttgatcctattagtagctaatcggggtttatgcttattcaAATTAGtagtttaaaggtgtgtgggtcctcatttcctaaccccgagattgagggcgtcacaatgGTGAAGATCTTCAAAAGCTTTTTCCACCGCAACAATAAGTCCATCTATACTTGTAGGTGCCTCTTCATGCTGCAAAGTTTGAATTGCTCTGAAAAAACCCAGGTCTAACACATTTAAATCATGACTATTAGACGGTTGAAAACGTAAACGTATATTAAATCCATCCTTTTTAGCAGTTTGAACAAATTCTAAATTCACATCAATATGTGGTTTTACATTATCTTGTTGGAAAAAAATGATACCACCTGCATTTCCTCCTGGCCATTTGGATCGAATATCCGGAATCAGTTTGTTTATCATCATATTTCTAATCACATCTTTGCTTATCAGATTCATTGGTTTAGTCTATAACGTGCCCGTCGACCTATTTTTACTTTTTCTCTTAGCGGGTTCTTTTGTAACAAATGGATATATACCAATTTTTGCTTTAAATATCATGTTACGAGATGCATCAAATTTTGGACGTGCAACAACACAtagaaatattattttataattacaGGTTGAGCTTTTACAAGTACACAATGGAGGACTCTCATCAGGAAGAAGATAGTATCTTTGACATTTTTTTGTCATGATGAACCATTTTTCATCTATGTGAatataattcatcatacttgaAAATAATGAAAATATTGGAATTAATGTCATGAGTAAGCATAAAGACAAAACCTTAAACGAGCTTTCTTATTGTCATCGGTCAAAACTGGCTTGACAAGATTTGTTTTTGGGTGCATAAATCCTTCTCTAACCCGGCGATGTAAAGTAGACTTTGATACTTGGATAGCACTCACTAAAGAACGGATGTTAGTCCTTTTCCTTCTTGTTAATAATATTAGCTACTTAATATGTATTAACTGTATGATATAGAAACTGAGAAAAGCTTTGTTCTTTGCTTGCCAAAAGGCTTTCCGTTTATTGCTGATAACTATTCAATATAAATGAAATACAtcagaaacaagaaactgaaaaACTAGCTAAAAACTAGGACACGCACATAACAGACACCTGACTTATTCAAACTCCTATAAATCagctactactactactacaacaTGGTCGACTAAAACAAACTAAAACAACTACTGTTATCAGCTTTATTTAACATACCTAAAACAAGTTTAAGATTAAACCAACATATCCCCCCCTTAATCTTTAACTTGTCCATACAACTCCTTAGTTCCCAGTAAAGCCCACATTTTCTCAAATTTCGTTGTTGTCAATGCATTTATCAAGACATCTTCACTTTGCCTCTCGCCACTGATATGCCTCAAAATGATTTCCCCTTTGTCAACACATTCCCTTATAAAATGATATCGCGTGTCAATGTGTTTGCTTCTCCCGTGGAAAACAGGATTTTTGGCCAAGTCTATTGCTGACTTGTTATCAACGTACAACACCACTAGACCACTACAATCTGCAGTTATCTGATTTAGCACATTTTGAAGCCAAATTGCTTGGTAAGCTGCTGCAGTAGCAGCCATAAATTCAGCTTCGCATGAAGATAATGTAACACATATTTGCTTTTATGAAACCCATGTAATAAGACCCTCATTCAAATAAAAACACATCCCTCATGTACTTCTTCTATCATCCAGATCACCGCCCAAATCACTGTCACTAAAACCAGCCAATATATTATTGCCACTGGTTTTGCTATACTCCAAACCAAAATGCAGAGTACCTTAAACATATCGAAGAATTCGTTTAACGACATTGAGATGAACAGTAGTTGGGCGCTCCATATATCTACTTGCAATCCCCACAAAAAATGTGATGTCCGGTCTGGTATGTACTAAGTACCTCAAACCCCCAATCATGCTCTTATACTGTGTAACATCCACAACTTTTCCCCCTTCATCCTTGTCAATACACTCTTTCGGATCCATATGGAATTTAGTTGGATTACAACCCTTTAAGCCTGCATTCTCAATAATCTTTCATGCGTATCCGGTTTGCTTGAGTCTGATATGCCCTTTTCCTTGCTCCACCTCAATCCCTAGATAGTAATTCAATAAACCCATGTCAGTCATTTCAAAAATTTGATTCATCTGGTACTTGAAGTCTTTGATCATAGCTACACTACTTCATGTCACCAAAAGATCATCCACATAGACTGCTACAATCAAATTTTCTCCTCCATTCTTCCTCGTATAAATAGCGTGTTCTGATGGACATCTCCTAAATCCCAGCTACTCAAGACAAGCATTTAACTTCGCATACCAAGCATGTGGTGCTTGTCGAAGACCATACAAAGCTTTTGACAGTTTGTATACCAAATTTTCTTTTCCCAACTTcacaaaaccctcaggttgaGTTACATAAACATCCTCATTTATTTTTTAATTGAGAAATGCTATTTTTACGTCTAGATGATGCACCTCCCAATCCTCTTTTGCCGCCAAAGCCAGAAGTAAGCGAACTATTTCAAGTCTAGTCATCGGTGCAAATATTTCGTCGAAGTCAACTTCACGCTCCTGCACATAGCCTTTGGTGATAAGTCTCTCCTTATGCTTCACGACATTGCCTTGTGCATCCATCTTTAGCTTAAAAATCCATTTTAACCCTATAGCCTTTTGACCTCGAGGAAGTTCAGTTAGCTTCCAAGTTCTATTTTCTTCTATTGATTGTAACTCCCTTTCCATAGCCATCTTCCAATTACGGTCCTTGGCAGCCTGTACAAAATTTATGGGTTCTTCGATACCCATTAAATACAATTCCTCCTCTAACTGCATTTCCTCTGTTTCAAGTTTTCTAACTCTTCTTGGCTCGATATTGTCATCATAGTCTTCATAATTCAGTCTTGGCACAGGTGACTACGTCCTTGGTGTTTCTGCACTCTCAGAGTATGCACTTTGTGAGCTGCTGTTTTCAATAACATTTTAACCATCATCACCTCGAAATTCCCTATTTTCTGCCACTGAGTCTCCTGCTACCACGAATGCACCCATATGACTATTTTCACCACCATCAGTTTCACTCCAGGACCATGACTTTTCTTCTTCAAATGTTACATCCCTGCTAACATACACTTTGTTGTCATTTGGTTCATAGAGTCGATAAGCTTTTGTCCCCGGTTCTTTTCCCAAGTTGATTGCTTGCTTACTTCGATCGTCCAACTTCCTCTTATGTTGAATGGGCACCTATATATGTGCAATGCAGCCAAATACCCTTATATGCCCAATATGTGTTTTTTTCATTCCACGCTTCATATGGAGTAATGCCTGACAAAGCCCTCGTAGGTAGTCTGTTCAGAAGGTATATTGAGTGTATAACTGTTTTCCCTCATAAAAATAATGACAGCTTCATTTGTTTTAAACAACTTCCAGCCATCTCAACAACTGTCCTATTACGGCGTTCCACCACCCCGTTCTGTTATGGGGTATAAGGTGCAGTGTAGTGTCGCTTTATTCCAGCCCTCTCACAGAAAGATTTGAAGTCATTTGATCCaaattcaccacctcgatcagTACGGAATACTCTCACTTTCTTTTCTGGACTTCTTTCCACCAAAGCACAAAATTGTTTGAAAGCATCCAGAGCTTCATCTTTGCTCTTCAAAAAATAGACCCATATCGGCTATCATCATCTACTAGCAAGAAAAATACCTTTTGCCTGACGCCGTCTCCGGAAGAATTGGACCACACAAGTCTCCATGAATCAATTCCAGCACCTTGGTCGCATTGTAACTTGTCTCGAAAGGGAATTGTTTTCTGGTTTGCTTCGACATCAAACAGTCAGTGCACACCTCCTTTGGTTGTGTTAATCTTGGTAGTCCATTCACCATTCTATCTTTGAGAATCAAGGACAAAACATGATAGTTGACGTGTCCTAGTCGCTTATACCAGAGCTTCGATACCTCTTCTTGTTTAGTCAGTAAGCACTTGGAACCTTCAGTGTCAATAATGAGTTTGTATAGTCTATTTTGTGAGCATTTTACCTTCATAAGTAACTTGTCGTGAGTATCATATACCCAAAGATGTTCTCCTTTAATGACGACCCTGTTTCCTGCCTCTATTAACTGCCCTATGCTGATTATATTATTCCGAAGTGTTGGAATATAATAAACATCTTTGAGTATACGAGTTTCACCATTCTTGCACACAAAAGTCACAGATCCCTTCCCTTCAATTCTCACTTTAGAGCCATCCCCAAAACTGACTTGACTGGATATTTTCTCATTTAACTCTGAGAATTTCGATTTAAATCCAGTCATATGACTGCTAACACCATTGTCCAGATACCAAATATTTGATTCACCCTGCACCTTCGACATTTGTGATGGTACCACCTCCTTCTCACTCAAGTATGCCACATCTTGTTCCTCTTTgtcacactttgccagtagcaGTGCTGGTTCATCATCATCCAACCTTGTCATATTTACCTC is a genomic window containing:
- the LOC141713896 gene encoding putative mitochondrial protein AtMg00820, which encodes MGIEEPINFVQAAKDRNWKMAMERELQSIEENRTWKLTELPRGQKAIGLKWIFKLKMDAQGNVVKHKERLITKGYVQEREVDFDEIFAPMTRLEIVRLLLALAAKEDWEGLRWSKEKGISDSSKPDTHERLLRMQA